One genomic segment of Oncorhynchus kisutch isolate 150728-3 linkage group LG15, Okis_V2, whole genome shotgun sequence includes these proteins:
- the LOC109905881 gene encoding integrin-linked protein kinase, with product MDDIFTQCREGNAVAVRLWLDNTENDLNQGDDHGFSPLHWACREGRSSVVDMLIMRGARINVMNRGDDTPLHLASSHGHRDIVGKLIQCKADTNTANEHGNTPLHYACFWGQELVAEDLVTNGAQVNICNKYGETPLDKAKPHLREALQEKAEKLGQSLTKVPFKDTFWKGTTRTRPRNGTLNKAAGIDFKQLSLLAKINENQSGELWQGRWQGNEVVVKVLKVRDWSTRKSRDFNEEYPKLRIFSHPNVLPMLGACQSPPAPHPIIITHWMPYGSLYNVLHEGTNFVVDQTQAVKFALDIACGMAFLHTLEPMISRHSLNSKSVMIDEDMTARISMSDVKFSFQCPGRMYSPAWVAPEALQKKPEEINRRSADMWSFAVLLWELVTREVPFADLSNMEIGMKVALEGLRPTIPPGISPHICKLMKICMNEDPAKRPKFDMIVPILEKMQDK from the exons TGATGACCATGGCTTCAGTCCTCTCCACTGGGCGTGCAGGGAAGGCCGCTCCAGCGTGGTGGACATGCTCATCATGAGAGGGGCTCGCATCAACGTCATGAACAGAGGAGATGACACGCCCCTGCACCTGGCCTCCAGCCACGGCCACAGAGACATCGTGGGCAAG CTGATCCAGTGCAAAGCAGACACCAACACTGCCAATGAGCACGGCAACACACCATTGCATTACGCCTGCTTCTGGGGACAGGAGTTAGTGGCTGAG GACCTGGTGACTAACGGAGCTCAGGTGAACATCTGTAATAAGTATGGAGAAACTCCTCTGGACAAAGCCAAACCTCACCTGCGTGAAGCCCTCCAAG AGAAAGCAGAGAAGTTGGGCCAGAGTTTGACCAAGGTCCCCTTCAAGGACACGTTCTGGAAAGGCACCACCAGAACTCGACCCC GTAATGGCACGTTGAACAAAGCAGCGGGCATTGACTTCAAACAGCTCTCCCTCCTGGCTAAGATCAATGAGAACCAGTCTGGAGAG TTGTGGCAAGGCCGCTGGCAGGGGAATGAGGTTGTGGTGAAAGTGTTGAAGGTTCGCGACTGGTCCACCAGAAAAAGCAGAGACTTCAATGAGGAGTATCCCAAACTCCG GATATTCTCCCACCCCAATGTGCTGCCCATGTTGGGAGCGTGTCAGTCTCCTCCCGCCCCTCACCCCATCATCATCACACACTGGATGCCCTATGGCTCCCTCTACAACGTGCTTCACGAGGGCACCA ACTTTGTGGTTGACCAGACACAGGCGGTGAAGTTTGCTTTGGACATTGCCTGTGGGATGGCCTTCCTCCACACGCTCGAGCCCATGATCTCGCGGCACTCTCTCAACAGCAAGAGTGTCATG ATCGACGAGGACATGACAGCCAGGATCAGCATGTCAGACGTCAAGTTCTCCTTCCAGTGTCCTGGCAGGATGTACTCCCCAGCATGGGTAGCCCCTGAAG CCCTGCAGAAGAAGCCTGAGGAGATCAACCGGCGGTCAGCAGACATGTGGAGCTTCGCTGTGTTGCTGTGGGAGCTGGTGACCAGGGAGGTGCCCTTCGCTGACCTCTCCAACATGGAGATAGGCATGAAG GTGGCCCTGGAAGGCCTACGACCCACAATTCCTCCGGGCATCTCACCCCACATCTGCAAGCTCATGAAGATCTGTATGAACGAAGATCCAGCCAAGAGGCCTAAATTTGACATGATCGTACCCATCCTAGAGAAAATGCAGGACAAGTGA